Sequence from the Burkholderia stabilis genome:
CTGACGCACAGGTCCTGCCGCCCCTTCGCACGGCAGAAGCGTGCCCAGGCGGCACCACCAGACGGGCGCGCGTCGCACGCGCTGGCCGGTGGCCTGATGGACAGCGGGGAAAAGCCGGAGGACGGTTCGTCCGCACCGCGGGCGACCCGACACCACCACCTTCCCAACCTGGGCGCTGAGCACCTGACGTTTCCCAGCCCCTGGCCGATCGCGCACGCGGTCGCGTACGCGATGGGAGCACCACCTCTCGGAGAGTCCGCTCGGTGGCGCCGTGCGGGTCTACCCCGTTGCGTCGTGGCCCACCCCTTCGCCGGCCTGCCTTCCGTCTCGCCTTAACCGGACGCCTAGACCCGTCGTTCCCCTCATGGCCCATGGGCGCGCTTCGCTTTCGCCGGCACCCGGTCCCTCCCGTTGGTCGGGCTGCGGCTTTGGTCTCACCCATGGTCCGGGGCCCGCCCGGTCTCCTTCGGCGCCAGGCGAAACGGATGGCAAGACAACCAGCGAAGGAGAAACAGCATGGCCACGACGCAACAGACCCGCACGACCAACGCAAACCGCGCGTTCCCCGCACCCCAGGCTCCTCAGACAGCAAGCATTCACAGCAAGACCACACCGAAAGCGCTGAAAACGGTGTTGACCCTGGTCGAGACGGCCCAGCTCGTCCAGCAGGTGCTGCGTGAGGCGTTCCCGGCCACGGGCTTTTACGTCAAGACCCAACGCGACGCGAACGGCGCACGGCTCCGCGTCGAATGGACGGACGGTCCCCGCGAGCAGCAGGTGAACAAACTCCTCCTCCCGCTGCAATCGGCGACCCCTGGCCAGTGGGGCGGCACGTCCCCGGTGGAGCACTTCCGGCTGACCGCGCAGGGCCCGCAACGCGTTCGCCTGGGCGCTGGTCGCATCACCGTCAAACGCAAGTTTTCCGACGGCCTGGTGGGCAGCGTCCTGCAGCGCCTGGCCCATCGCCACGTCGGCCGCCTGGACCCGCAGACCCGCAAGCTGCTGACGGTGGAGAGCTTCAAGAAGGGCGCCCTGGTGGCCGTCGCTCTCTACGGTGTCCACTTCGCCGGCAACACCCTCCACACGGACGTCGAGAACGCTCTGCACGACCACACCGACGTCCAGGGCTACCCGCGCAGCGCCACGGCCACCGGCCTGTTCGTGCGCAAGCCCCTGAAAGCGTGAACCCAAGGGGACAGCACGCTACGGTTTGACGGTCCCGCACCCCATCCCCGGAGAACCCCATCATGGCCTACACCAGCACGAATCCCTACCTTGAAGCCCGGTGCGAGTACGTCCTCGCAAAGCTCGCCCTGATCGCCAACCCCGACGGGGAAGACCAGACCTGGTCCTCGCTGGTCGACGCCCAGGCCCTGGGCTGGCAAGACGCAGCACGTGCGCACGAAACGGGGGAGGACATCCCGGTGCCCGCGTTTTTCGCGGACGTCCCCGAACTGAAACGCGAATGGCTCGACGGCTGGGACCGGTACGACGAGCTGGTGGACATGCAGAACTGCTCGGGCTGCAACAACGAACGGGGGGACCCGTGCCCGTGCCACGGGTGAGCAGCACCAGCAGCAAAACGAAGCGGCCCGGGTGGGCCGCTTTTGCATGGTGCTGCACGTCGGTCAGTGACGCGTGGCGTCCCCGACCAGCGGGTTACCGAGCGCGTCCAGCACCGCCTGGTCCGCTTTCGCCTTGTTGGCCTCGGCCGCGGCCACGTCGTCCGCCAGGCGGGCGGTCTCCGCGTCGTACGCGGCACGGGCCTCGCGCTTGGCGCTCCGGCGTTTCGGGAGCACGCCGAACACGGTGATCGACAGGCCGGCGACGACCGCCAGAACGATTGCAACGGTTGCGAGCATGGGTCTTCTCCTCCAGTGGGTGGCCCCCGGGTGGGGCCGTCTCCCTGTACCTAGCGGTTCTTGGCGACAAGTCAACACGGTGGCGTGACCAACGAAAAGCGGCCCGGGTGGGCCGCTACATGATCGGGAAAGGTCACGCGATCACAGGTCGTCGAAGTTCACGGCGATCCTCTTCTGATGAGCCCTGTCCTGGGCAATCTGGGCCCACACCGCGTCTTCGCGGCGCTCACGCTCCCGGCGTTGCTTCACGACGTTGAGCACGGTGAACAGGACGACCAGCGCCACGGCCACGAAGGGCAGCAGCACCGTCAGAAGGTGGTCGATCGAGGTCAAAACGTTGACGTTGAGCATGGTCTCCTCCTATTGCGTGAGCCCGGGACGGTGCGACGGATGGGCAGGGCCGTTGACGTCGGTGGGGAGCCACCGAGCACCTACCTCCAGACCTAGCAGCATTTACGGGCTTGGCAACCCCCTCACGGGCAAAACCCGGCACCAAGCGCCAATGTCAAAACCCGCCGGAGGCAAGGGCGGGGAAACCCCGCTGCGCGCCGTGGCCTGGGCCATCGTTCGCGTTCCGCACCCTGGGCGTCAGCACCTCCTTCCCCGCCTGAATCCTCCGGTTTTCCTCCCGCGACCCCGTCCGACCTCAACCCGTGCCTTGGCACGGCTCCATGCTATAGCCTCGCCGTACCCGATGAAGAAATGCCATCGGGGAAACGAGCGGGCCGGCCCCGGTTTATGACAGGTGCGTTTTACACGAACGCATCGGACCGCTAGGTTGAATGGATAGGGCACGCGAACCACCAAGCCCTGCCCCCTGGAGACCCACCATGCCGACCAACCCGCAAGAGCTTCAATCCATCCTCGCCAGCGCCAAACTGGCCTGGGCCCGTTCGATCGCCGTCCCCGCCGACGAGCGCGACCACGGGTACGACGACGGGGGCGTGTTTGCCCTGAACGCCACGCGCCTGAGCATCGAGACCACCATCACCATCGCCGGCAAGACATACGGAATCACCTACCAGACGGACGACCAGGGCCGCGTGTCGCGGGCACCGGCGGACGAGAGCGGCCTGGCCTGGGTCCTGTTCCAGCTCACGCTCATGTTTGGCGAGCGCTTCCGGTTCGAGGGCGACGGCCATCAGGAGGACCAGCTCGAGCACCACTACCTCCGCGGCTCCGGCCGCACCAGCCCCGTGGGCCAGTTCGCGGCGGAGGTCCTCGGGCGCCTGGACGGCGTCGCGGAACGCGCGGCCCAGGCCTTCGCTCAACCCGTGCTCGAAGCGGCCTGACCCGATGAGCACCGTGGCCGACCTCCTCGCCAACGACGACCTGCAGCAGGGCTTCGCGGGAATCCTCGCGGAGCACGACGCGCACCGGGCGGACCAGATCCGCGCCGAGCGCGAGGCCTTGGCCGCCCTGGTGCAGGAGGAACAGGCTCGGCGTCCGAGGGTACGGCTGTGACCACGGCACGGGCCCCGAGCGCTTCGGCGTGTCCGTGCCATGGCACAGCTAAAAATCCCGCCGCAGGGTCTTGACCAGCGTGCAAGACCCGCTAGGTTAGGGACAGAGCAGGACCACATCGCATACAGGACGCCACGCACGGCTTCGTGCCGATCAACGACACGAACGATCCCAACCACCTAACCATTGGAGACCACCACCATCATGCGCAAGCACATCCTCACGATCGCCCTGACCATCGCTGGCCTAACCCTCGGCACCGCGTATGCGGCTCCCGCCTCCAACGCCACGCAAGACATCCACACCGTCCGAGGAACGCTGATCGGGCACGACAGCGACGGTCACCGGACTTTGAACGAGGTTGCCCTTGGCGTGCCGCTGGACGATGCCATGCCGGCCTGCGAAGGGGATCCGCACAAGGCGACGTCCCTTTGCCACACGCCGCTGACGCGTCCCTACGACGGGGCCAAAGAGCTGAAGTCGGACGTGTACGGCTTCGGGGTGCGCAAGGACGATGAGGGCCACCCGAAGGTGACGAGCATGGTGGTCACTACGAGCATCAGCTCCACCGTCATCAAAGATGTGACGGCTCACATCGCCTCCGCGTCGACCTACAAGACCTTCCTGGAGACCAGCCAGGTGCTCGGTATCCCGACCCTTATGGAGGACGATTTCACCGGTTGGGATCCGGGCCGTGGCCCGGTCGTCCTCTTGGGCACCTCGTTCATCACCCTCTACCAGCGTTGATCAACCACCGGATTCAGAGAGGAAACTCAACCATAGGAGACCTTCACCATCATGCACAAGCACATCCTCGCCACCATCCTGGCCCTGGCCGGCCTGACCTTCGGCACCGCGCACGCGGCTCCCTCGGACCCGTCCCTGCGGCTGCTGGAACGTGACGCCCACGGCCACCTGACGCTCAACGGCGTTCCCATGGGCGTGCGCATCGCGTCGTTCCACGAGTGCAAGGGCGATCCGTCGACCGCCACCGCGCCGTGCGTGCTGACGGCCCCCGAGATCGACGGCTACGGCACCGCAGAGGTCCACGGGCTCCCGCCGGTGAAGGACGGGGCCGGGCGCCTGGTGTTCGGCGCGACCGACGTCACCACGCACAATGGGACGATCGACGGGGTGATCCTCTCGTTTGCCGACGCGCGGTACGCCAAGGTGTTCAGCGACAGCACGAGCGAGACCGTCGGCCTGCCCGACTTCACGGATCACAACGGTGTCCAGGAATGGCGCGGCGTGTTCAAGGACACCTACATCGTGGTGGTCCCGCCGGACCAGAACGGGGAGGGGGCGGAGTACGGCATCGTTTACGACCCGAAGCCGTAAAGGCGGAGGCCAGAACCGAACCGGGAGGAGGAGCCCATGGTGTTCGATCCGATGCAGTTGTTTTTCGGGGGCGCGTGCGTGCTGACGCTCGTCGCGTTCCTTTGCCCCGTCTGCCTGACCGTGCTCGCCTCGGCGGTGCTCTCGTACATGGTCGGGGCTGGCGTGGGTCTGAGCCTGGCGGTCGGACCGGGCATCGTGGTCCGCGCGCTGGTGAGCGACCATACCCTGGGCTGGCCCAACAACGCCGGCCCCATCTGGTGCGTCGGCATCCCCCTGGGCCTAGCGGTGTTCGCCACGCTGATGGCCCTGCTGTTCTGGGACCCGGGCGAGGGCAAGGCCTCCCGTGCGCACGCGTAACGGCGGACCCGCGCGGCACCTCCTGGCCCATGCGCTGCTGGCCCTGCTGCTCGTCGCCGCGGGGCCTGTTCACGCGAAGCAGGCCCGGGCCACCATGACCGTGTCCGTCACGGTGCTCAGCGCGTGCAGCGTGTCGACGGACCAGCGGGACCCCACCTGCAGCGCGAGCGCACCGCCCACCGTCGAGCACCGCACGCAGGGCCAGGGGCCCGGCCAGGTGCAGCTCACCGTCGTGACCTTCTGAAAGGCCGTGCCACGGCACGGTTCGACCGTTCGTCGGATAGCACAGAATACCTGCGTTCCGGCTATTGCCAGGTCTGATGGTTTTTGTAGGATGGATTTATACCCAGCGTGCGATCGACACGTCCATCCTCCCCGAGACCACCATGCCCCTCCTGACCTCCCTCCACAGCTTTGCGCGCCGCACTGCGGCCGGCCTCCTCGCAGGGGCCATGTACCGCGTTCATCCCAGCGCCACGAGCATGACGCTCACGACGGCGGTTGAGCGCACGACGGCGGACGCCACCACGTCCGATGGGTTCTACCGCAACAGCGTCGGGCGGCAGCAGCGCTTGCCGGCGCACCTGCGCCTGGGCCATACAGAAGCGATTGAGGGCTACCTCACGATCGCGAAGGACGCCGCGGAGCAGGGCTGGACCGTGGTGGGGGTGTTCCTGGACGAGGTGCTCGACGAGCTGGACCAGGACCTGGGGCCCATGGCCATGACCCTGCACGATCTGCGCGAGCAGCTCCGCAGCGGCGCGCTCCGCCTGACCGAGCAGCACATCGTCATGGTCGGACCGGACGCCATCGACGAGAACGACCACGGCCACGTGGAGGCCCTGCTGGACGACGGGCTGCTCCTGCCGAACCGGTTGTTGTTCACCCCCGGCAACGAGGAAACGGCGGCCGTCCTGCACCACCACGTGGAGCGCAAAGCCCTGCAGGCGGTGGCGGACCAGATGGCCGTCGAGACCGGGCGGGCCGCACGTCGCCGCCTCTGATCATCCCCCATCCCCAGCACGACCAGGAGATCCCCATGTTCAGCTTCAAACACCCCGCGTTTTCCTTTGAGCCGTTTGAGCCCATCCCGCTGCGACTCATGGTCTGGCAGGGCACCACCGCGCTGCATCGTTTCGCGGCCGAATCGCTGCACCTGGGGCCCGAGCCCCTGGTGGTGTTGCTCTGCACGGGCGTGGACGTCCTCGCCGGGGACGACCAGGGCCATCACGCTCTTCTCCTGGCGCAGAAGCGCTACGAGGAGACCCATGGCGAAGGTGGCCTGGGCCGTGAGCTGGCCCCGCTGATTGGCGGGGACCGCTCCCTGGAAGCGCTGAACGTCTTGGAGGAGGCCACCCTTGAGGCGGCGCGGATGATGCGGGCGGACGAGGACGCCTGGTGCAGCTTTCTGCATCAGGTGGCGACCGAGCGGGAGGCCATCAGCGACCAAGAACGGTTCCGAATGCTCATGGGCCCTGAGCAACAACCGTCCATGCTGGACCTTGCCATGTTCAGAGCCATCGTGAACCTTGACATGTTCGAAGAAGCCAAAAAGCGGATGGCGGAGCGCTGGGCCCTCCGCGCGATCGCCAACCGAGAGGCCACGACCACCACCGCAAATACTCGGCGCCGCCTCTGATCCGTACCGTGCCCTGGCACGGGTCGACCGTTCGTCTAAAGGGCCAGCCGAACGCTTGACGAGCGCGCGAATCCCGCTACGTTCAACCATGAGGTGACGTGGAGGAGCGTCGCCACCACCCTTACCACCACCCACCACGGAGTCCTGCCATGTCCCTGCTCGTCCTGTCCCACCTAATCCAGTTCGCGGCCCTGCTCCCCGTCGAAGCGCTCAACGTCCTTTACGCGGCATGGCTCGCTGTCACGGTCGGTCTGTTCGACGGCGCGACGGCGGGCAAGACGGTCTTCCACGACCACGTGCTCACGGCCTTCGCGTACCTCCCCAAGCACCCTGGGGACGTGGTCTACGTGGCCGGCTGGACGGCGTACGCCGCCACCTGGCATGGCTCCCGTATTTAACCGCACCGCATGACCCAGCGAGTCCCGCTCCCGGTTGACGGGCGGCCAGGACCCGCTACGTTTGTCCCATGCCGTCTCGTCGAACGGCACCCACCACCAGGAGGTCCGTCATGCGCTTCAAACCCCATTGCCCGGTCTGCACGGGCCCGGTCGTGTACACCCGCCGGCCCGAGTGCTGGTCCTGCGCCACCTGCGAAAGGGCGTACGGCGCGGCGATCCACGCGAACCTGAACCCGCCGGCGTACACCGGCACGTTCGGCCGGCCCGAATACGAGCGGCAGCGGGTCCAGGCCACCGCGCGTCCCAGGACGTAACCGCTCGACCCATCCCGCCGCATTGGGGCACGTCCGTGCCCTGGCACCCCTCCAAGGCCCCACCCGGGGCCTTTCCTCATTCCGCGTCCAGCGTCGCCAGGCTCCGATGCGCACGGGCAACCGCGCCCGTGCCGTGGTGCTGATGCTGCGGGAATCGTCGTGGCCGTGCCGTCCAGGGCCCGTCGTTCACCCCGTTGCGTTTTCCCCGGTCCGCCTCTTCTTCGACGCGTAGCTCAGCCCGTTCCCCGCGCAAGGGTTCGCTTCGCCAGGTCCTCACCCGGTCCCTCCCGTTGGGAGGGCGTGCGGCCTCCGGTTCTGCCCCTGCACGTTGCCCTGGGCCTCGCTGACCACGCGTCGAGGCGGCTCCAGCGAACACGGCAACAACGACGAGGAAGGGCAGAACCATGAGCACGACCACCACCCGCAGCACCACCACCCCGAACAACCACACCGCGGCGTTCCCCCGCACCCCCGAGGCTCACCAGCGAACAGCAGAAGGCGACACCCGGGAGGTGGTGCTTAACGGCGCGCGAATCCTCATGCGTTTCACCGCCGGCCAGTGGTGGAACGTCCGGGTGAGCTGACCAGCAACACGAACCGCAGCGCCCTGGGGCCAGGGGCTGCACCAACCG
This genomic interval carries:
- a CDS encoding LPD29 domain-containing protein; translated protein: MATTQQTRTTNANRAFPAPQAPQTASIHSKTTPKALKTVLTLVETAQLVQQVLREAFPATGFYVKTQRDANGARLRVEWTDGPREQQVNKLLLPLQSATPGQWGGTSPVEHFRLTAQGPQRVRLGAGRITVKRKFSDGLVGSVLQRLAHRHVGRLDPQTRKLLTVESFKKGALVAVALYGVHFAGNTLHTDVENALHDHTDVQGYPRSATATGLFVRKPLKA